Proteins encoded within one genomic window of Entelurus aequoreus isolate RoL-2023_Sb linkage group LG26, RoL_Eaeq_v1.1, whole genome shotgun sequence:
- the mrps16 gene encoding 28S ribosomal protein S16, mitochondrial, with protein sequence MVHLSSHLLKRYQGGYVVLRLAMAGHNQANRPFFRIVAAFNKRARDGKYIEQLGTYDPLPNVYNEKLVSFNYDRIKYWIGSGAHTTKPVAKLLGLAGFFPLHPMTVTQMERRRAQAAETETKAKDSVEAEA encoded by the exons CGTCCCACCTCTTAAAGCGCTACCAAGGGGGTTATGTGGTCCTCCGCCTGGCTATGGCCGGCCACAATCAAGCCAACAGGCCGTTTTTTCGCATCGTGGCGGCGTTCAACAAACGGGCGAGGGACGGTAAATATATAGAACAGCTGGGAACATACGACCCTCTCCCTAACGTCTACAACGAGAAACTGGTCAGCTTTAACTACGACCGCATCAAGTACTGGATTGGCAGTGGCGCCCACACGACTAAGCCGGTGGCCAAACTTCTAG GTTTGGCCGGGTTTTTTCCACTTCATCCCATGACTGTGACGCAGATGGAGCGCCGCCGAGCCCAAGCAGCGGAGACAGAAACAAAAGCAAAAGATAGTGTGGAGGCTGAAGCGTGA